CCTTGAGCGCGGCAGCCTCGATCACGGCGACGCGCTCGTCGACCTTTTCCTTCTTCGCCGCGGCGATCAGCACCTCTTCCTCTTCCGGCACCGCGGCCGACGGCCCGAGCACCTGGAAGTCGAGGTTCACCTCGTCGAGCGAGAACGGAATATACTGATTCGCCTCCATTTCGACCTGGGTTTCGAGCTCGCGCTCGGACAGACCGGCAGGAACGAGGATTTTTTTGCTGATCACCGACGCCGCCGGCAGGGCGATCGCGACATTCTTGATACGGGAATCCAGATGACGCCATGCGCGGCGTACCGCCTCGCCGACCACATCCATGTTGGCGATGTTGCCGTCGCTGACCGCATCCTTGGGCAGGGGCTCGATCACGTAGCGCTCGAGGCTGTAGTTGCGCCCCACCATCCCGAGTTCGACCATCTTCACGGCCGACGAGCTGATGTCCACCCCGATCAGCGGCGGCGCCTTTGGCTTGAGAAAGTCGAGAGATAACACGTGTTTTTCCTTTTAAAATAGGAAATTAGCGTAATTGTTATAATTTAGCGGATTGATGCTATCAGCCGATTCTGACGACTGTAAAGTTACCGTGAGACGACGCTTTATTTTTGCAACAATGCCGCCTTAGCGTAGATTAATCCGGGTCAATTCTTCGATTAAACGACAATGACAAAACGAATTCTGCTGATCGCCCTCGGCGCCCTAATCGGTTTGGTTCTGGTGACGGCCGGCCTTGTCTTTTTTGCCGTGGTGATCACCTACCCGCGACTGCCGGCGCTCAATGCGCTGACCGACTATCGCCCGAAAATCCCGCTGCGGGTTTATACCGCAGATCGCGTGCTCATTGGCGAATTCGGCGAAGAGCGCCGCGCGTTCACGCCGATCGACCAGGTGCCGCAACTGATGAAACAGGCCTTGCTGGCGGCCGAGGACGAGCGCTTTTACCAGCATGGCGGCATCGACTACATCGGCGTCGCACGCGCCATGGTCGGCAACATCGTGTCCGGGCACTCGCAGTCAGGCGCCAGCACGATCACGATGCAGGTCGCGCGCAACTTCTATCTGTCGAACGAGAAAACTTTCACCCGCAAATTCAACGAAGCCTTGTTGTCGTTCAAGATCGAACACAATCTGTCCAAAGACCAGATTCTCGAGCTTTACATCAATCAGATTTATCTCGGACAGCGAGCTTACGGCTTCACCACGGCGGCCCAGACTTATTTCGGCAAGGATTTGAAATCGCTCAGCATCGCCCAGTACGCGATGCTCGCCGGACTGCCCAAGGCGCCGTCGGCGTACAACCCGGTCGTCAACCCGAAACGCGCGGCGCTGCGCCAGCAGTATGTGTTGCGCAGAATGCACGAACTGCGCTTCATCACCGACCAGCAGTACCAGGAGGCGCAGCAGGCGCCGCTCGAACTCCGGCGCGGCAGCCTGCAGTACGCGGTGCACGCCGAGTACATTGCCGAGATGGCCCGGCAGATGATGGTCGAGCGCTACAAGGACGATGCGTACACCCAGGGCTTTTCGGTCTACACGACGCTCGACAGCCGGCAGCAGAACGACGGCTATCAGGCCTTGCGCGAAGGCCTGTTCGGCTACGACGCCCGCCACGGCTATCGCGGCCCGGAAGGTTTCGTCGATGCGGCACTGCTGGCCAGCGGCGACGAGGAGGCGCTCGACGACGCGCTGTCCGACACGTCCGATTACGACGAACTGCGCGCTGCCGTGGTGCTCGCGGCGACGCCGCAGTCGGTCACCGTTTTCCTCAAGGGCGGCGAAAAGCTGCAGATCGGCGGCGACGGGCTGGCCTTCGTCCGTTCGGCGATCTCGAGCAAGAACACCCCGGCGGCACGGATCCGCCCCGGTGCGATCGTCCGCGTCAAGCAAGGGCCGAAGGGCTGGCAGATCAGCCAGTTGCCGCAGGTCGAGGGCGCCTTCGTCGCGATGGACCCGCAGAACGGCGCGATCCGTTCGCTCGTCGGCGGCTTCGACTTCAATCGCAGCCACTTCAACCATGTGACCCAGGCGATGCGCCAGCCGGGTTCGAGCTTCAAGCCCTTCATCTATTCGGCCGCGCTCGAGCGCGGCGTGACGCCGGCGACGCTGATCAACGATGCACCGCTGGTGATCAACCCCGAACAGGTCGGCGGCCAGAAGTGGGAGCCGCAGAACGACGACGGCAAGTACATGGGAATGATGACGGTGCGCAATGCGCTGACGCTGTCGCGCAACCTCGTGTCGATCCGCATCCTGCAATCGGTCGGCGCCCAGTACGCGCAGCAGTTCCTGCCGCGCTTCGGCCTCAATCCGAAGGACCACCCGGCCTACCTGACGATGGCGCTCGGCGCCGGCAGCGTCACGCCGCTGCAGATGGCCGAGGGTTATTCGGTGTTCGCCAACACCGGCTACCGCGTGCATTCGTACTTCGTCGACCGGATCGAGGACAGCCGCGGCCGCGTGCTGGCACAGACCCAGCCCGAAGTCGCCGGCCAGAACGCCAAGCGCACGCTCGACGCGCGCAATGCCTTCGTCATGAGCAGCATGCTGCACGACGTGATCCGCTACGGCACCGCGGCACGCGCCAACAAGGCGCTCGGCCGGCCCGACCTGTACGGCAAGACCGGGACGACCAACGACATGCGCGACGCGTGGTTCGCCGGCTACCAGCCGAACCTGGTCGCGATCACCTGGGTCGGCTTCGACCAGCCCAAGACGCTCGGCCGCGGCGAGTACGGCGGCCGGCTGGCGCTGCCGATCTGGATCAACTTCATGAGCAAGGCGCTGCGCGACGTGCCGGTGTACGATTATCCGGTACCCGAGGGCATCGTCACCCAGACGATCGACACCAGCCGCGGCCCGCAGACCGAGTACTTCTACAACGAGTACACGCAGACCAATCCGGAACTCGGGTTGGGCGGTGGAGACGGTGGCGCTGCAGCCCAGCCGATCGACGAGATCAAGGACCTGCTGTTCTAACAAACGCGTTCCAGCAATCCCGTTCCAGCGACACCGTTCCAGGAGGCTTGCCATGGCAAAGAACGTCTTGTCCGAACGTCATGCCGCCGCGCACCGGGCGCAGATCGCCCACCGCGCGGCCAAGCTGATCGCCGAAGATCACCTGGACGATTTCGCGCTGGCCAAGAAGAAGGCGGCGCGGCAACTGGGGCTCGACGACCACTCGCTGCTGCCGTCGAACCAGGAAATCGAAGCCGCGCTGGCCAGCTACCGCGCGATCTACCAGCCGCAGCACGCCGGCCACCTGCAGGCGCTGCGCAAGACCGCGGTGACGGTGATGCGGCTCCTGGCGCCGTTCTCGCCCTACCTGACCGGCTCGGTGCTGTCGGGCGTCGCGGGGCCGCACTCGGACATCAACCTGATCGGCTATGTCGACGACCCCAAGGGCGTCGAGCTTTTCCTGCTCAACCGCGGCATCGACTATCGTCATGCCGACGCCGGCCCGCGCCACGACGATTACCCGACGCTGCAGTTCGAGCACGATCACGTCGTGGTCCGCCTGTCGGTCCGGCCAAGGAACGACGAGCGGGCGCGCGGCGAAGAGCGGATCCGGGTCGAACAGCTGCAGCAATTGATCGCCGACGCCGAGCTGCTCGCCGCGATCCGATGACCCCGCTCTACCTGTCCGGCACGCTGCGGCGGCTGGAACAAACCCACGCGCAGCATCGTCCGCCACTGATCGAACTGGCGGGCCGGGCGATCGCCGACTGGCTGCTGGCGCAGTACCGCGGCCGGCGTTTCGGCCTGCTGGCCGGCCCGGGCAACAACGGCGCCGACGCCCTGCACTGTGCCGGCCACCTGCGCGATGCCGGACAGACGGTCTGCATCTGGATGCCATACGGGCCCGATGCCGGCCCGGCGCCACCGGCCGGGCTGGCCGACTGCGACGTCATCGTCGACGGGCTGTTCGGCCTCGGCCTGAGCCGCGACCTCGCCCCCGACCTCGTTGCCGGGCTGCGCGCGATCGACGCGCTCGGCAAGGTCATCGTCGCGATCGACGCGCCGAGCGGTCTCGATGCCGATCGCGGCGTCGCGCGCCCGTATGCGCTGCACGCCGACCACACGCTGGCGATGCTGGCCCGCAAGCCCGGCTACTACACCGCCGACGGCCGCGACCATTGCGGCAAGGTCCACCTGCTCGAACTGCTGCCCGGCATCGCCCCGGCCGCCGACGCCGTGCTGGTTGATGCACCGCCGTCGCAACCGTCGCTGCGCCGCCGCCATGCCAGCCACAAGGGCAGCCACGGCACGCTGGCCATCGTCGGCGGCGCCGCCGGCATGGCCGGGGCTGCACTGCTCGCCGGCCGGATGGCCGCCAGGGCCGGCGCCGGCAAGGTCTTCGTCGGCCTGCTCGACCCGGCACTGAGCGTCGACCCGCTCCAGCCCGAGCTGATGCTGAGACCGGCCGGCGAACTGCTCTCGCAGGCGGTCGACGTCGTCGCGGTCGGCCCCGGTCTGGGCCAGAGCCGCGACGCCGCAGCGCTGCTCGCGGCGCTGCTCGATGCCGACCTGCCGCTCGTGCTCGACGCCGATGCACTGAACCTGATCGCCGCATCCGGGCCGCTGCAAGGCAAGCTGCGCGGGCGCGGCGCACCGAGCCTGATCACCCCGCATCCGGCCGAAGCGGCGCGCCTGCTCGGCGTGACGACGGCCGAGGTCCAGCGTGACCGGCTGGAGGCCGCGCACCGGCTGGTCGTGCAGCTAGGCTGCACCGTGCTGCTCAAGGGTTCGGGAACGGTCTGCGCCGATGGCGAGAGCACCAGCATCAACGCGAGCGGCAACGGCGCGCTCGGCGCCGCCGGCCAGGGCGACCTGCTTGCCGGGCTGATCGCCGCGCTCTGGGTGCAGGGGCTGGCGCCGATCGCCGCAGCGCGGCTCGGCGCCTATGTTCACGGCCGGGCCGCGGACGAATGGCGCGAACGCCACCCGAACGGCCTCGGCCTGTGCGCGAGCGAGCTGATCGCCCCGATCCGCGCGCTGCTGAACGGAATCTGAGGCGTCAGTCCGCCAGTACGGCGGCGATCGCGTCGGCGACGTAGTCGACGTTGCCGTCGTTGAGTCCCGCCACGCACATCCGCCCCGACTGGACCAGGTAGACGCCGAACTCGTCGATCAGCCGCCCCACCTGCGCCGGGCTGAGCCCGGTGTAGCTGAACATGCCGCGCTGGGTGACGAGGTAGCCGAAGTCGCGATCGGGGAAGCGTGCCGACAGCCGCGCGAACAGTGCCTGCCGCATCGCCTTGATCCGCTCGCGCATCGTCGCGACCTCGCCGGCCCAGAGGTCGAACAGTGCGTCGTCGCCGAGCACGCGGGCGGCAATCCGCGCGCCGTAGGTCGGCGGGCTCGAGTAATTGCGCCGCACGGTCAGCTTCAGCTGGCTCAGCACCCGCGCCGCGGCATCGTCGCTCTCGCAGACGACCGACAGGCCGCCGCAACGCTCGCCGTACAGCGCGAGGTTCTTCGAGAACGAGTTGGCGACGAAGAAGTTGAGCCCGGCGTCGGCCATGCTGCGGATCACGTGGGCATCGTCGGCAAGGCCGTCGCCGAAGCCCTGGTAGGCAATGTCGAGGAAGGCGATCAGCCCGCGCTCGGCGACGATG
This window of the Jeongeupia sp. USM3 genome carries:
- a CDS encoding penicillin-binding protein 1A, which translates into the protein MTKRILLIALGALIGLVLVTAGLVFFAVVITYPRLPALNALTDYRPKIPLRVYTADRVLIGEFGEERRAFTPIDQVPQLMKQALLAAEDERFYQHGGIDYIGVARAMVGNIVSGHSQSGASTITMQVARNFYLSNEKTFTRKFNEALLSFKIEHNLSKDQILELYINQIYLGQRAYGFTTAAQTYFGKDLKSLSIAQYAMLAGLPKAPSAYNPVVNPKRAALRQQYVLRRMHELRFITDQQYQEAQQAPLELRRGSLQYAVHAEYIAEMARQMMVERYKDDAYTQGFSVYTTLDSRQQNDGYQALREGLFGYDARHGYRGPEGFVDAALLASGDEEALDDALSDTSDYDELRAAVVLAATPQSVTVFLKGGEKLQIGGDGLAFVRSAISSKNTPAARIRPGAIVRVKQGPKGWQISQLPQVEGAFVAMDPQNGAIRSLVGGFDFNRSHFNHVTQAMRQPGSSFKPFIYSAALERGVTPATLINDAPLVINPEQVGGQKWEPQNDDGKYMGMMTVRNALTLSRNLVSIRILQSVGAQYAQQFLPRFGLNPKDHPAYLTMALGAGSVTPLQMAEGYSVFANTGYRVHSYFVDRIEDSRGRVLAQTQPEVAGQNAKRTLDARNAFVMSSMLHDVIRYGTAARANKALGRPDLYGKTGTTNDMRDAWFAGYQPNLVAITWVGFDQPKTLGRGEYGGRLALPIWINFMSKALRDVPVYDYPVPEGIVTQTIDTSRGPQTEYFYNEYTQTNPELGLGGGDGGAAAQPIDEIKDLLF
- a CDS encoding NAD(P)H-hydrate dehydratase, whose protein sequence is MTPLYLSGTLRRLEQTHAQHRPPLIELAGRAIADWLLAQYRGRRFGLLAGPGNNGADALHCAGHLRDAGQTVCIWMPYGPDAGPAPPAGLADCDVIVDGLFGLGLSRDLAPDLVAGLRAIDALGKVIVAIDAPSGLDADRGVARPYALHADHTLAMLARKPGYYTADGRDHCGKVHLLELLPGIAPAADAVLVDAPPSQPSLRRRHASHKGSHGTLAIVGGAAGMAGAALLAGRMAARAGAGKVFVGLLDPALSVDPLQPELMLRPAGELLSQAVDVVAVGPGLGQSRDAAALLAALLDADLPLVLDADALNLIAASGPLQGKLRGRGAPSLITPHPAEAARLLGVTTAEVQRDRLEAAHRLVVQLGCTVLLKGSGTVCADGESTSINASGNGALGAAGQGDLLAGLIAALWVQGLAPIAAARLGAYVHGRAADEWRERHPNGLGLCASELIAPIRALLNGI
- a CDS encoding amino acid aminotransferase, producing MFAHVDSYPGDPILSLMEAFQRDPRPRKVNLGIGIYYGNDGAIPLLASVTRAQAELARPVAMPYLPMEGDAGFRAQVQRLLFGADSAVLAAGRVATIQTLGGSGALKVGADLLKRYFPDSEAWVSSPTWDNHRAIFEGAGIKVHDYPYFDAATGGVAFAAMCDTLRALPAQSIVVLHPCCHNPTGVDLDKDQWQTVIAIVAERGLIAFLDIAYQGFGDGLADDAHVIRSMADAGLNFFVANSFSKNLALYGERCGGLSVVCESDDAAARVLSQLKLTVRRNYSSPPTYGARIAARVLGDDALFDLWAGEVATMRERIKAMRQALFARLSARFPDRDFGYLVTQRGMFSYTGLSPAQVGRLIDEFGVYLVQSGRMCVAGLNDGNVDYVADAIAAVLAD